Below is a window of Edaphobacter bradus DNA.
GTATCTGAATGTGCGGCCCGGCGGCGTTTATGTTGACGCCACGGTCGGCCTGGCGGGGCACTCCTCGGAGATTGCGAGGAGGCTGGGCGCGAAGGGCAGGCTGATCTGCTTTGATCGCGACCCGCAGGCCATGGAGCTAGCCAAGGCGCGGCTCGAGGAGGTTCGTGCCGAGCTTGGGGAGGAGATGCCGGAGGTTGAGTTTGTGCCGAAGGCGTTCTCGGAGGCTGCCAGTGTGGTGAAGCCCGGGAGTCTGGATGGTCTGCTCGCCGACTTTGGCGTGAGTAGCTTGCATCTGGACGAGGCGCACAGAGGATTCAGTTTTCGGTCGGAGGGGCCGCTGGACATGCGAATGGACTCGCGCAGCGAGCTGACGGCCGAGCAAGTGGTAAATCAGGTGGACGAAAACGATCTCGCCAACCTGATTTACGAATTCGGAGAGGAAAGGAGGTCGCGGAGAATCGCCAGAGCCATTGTGAGGGCCCGGCCGATTACGACGACAGCGGAATTGGCAAGAGTCGTATCGGCCGCGGCCCCAGCAATGAAAGGCGACAAGATTCATCCAGCGACACGGACCTTTCAGGCGCTCCGAATTTATGTGAACGATGAGCTGGGAGAGATCAGGACGCTGCTTGCGAGCGCGCCATCTCTGCTGAAGCCAGGAGGAAGGCTGGTGTTTATCAGCTTCCACTCGCTGGAGGACCGGCTAGTAAAGGATGCGTTCCGTGAGGCTGGCCGGAACAAGGTGTTTGAGGTTTTGACGAAGAAGCCGGTTGTGGCCGGCGAAGAAGAAGAGAGGCGGAACCCGCGGTCGAGAAGCGCAAAGATGCGGGCGGCCCAGAAGGTTTAGAGGTACGAATTTCGCTTCGCGCGGTGCGCAGGCGAGAACAGGTAATCGGGCCGGGGTTGTCCCACCGTTCTTTCAGGCGAAAGACAACCAGTAACAAAAAGTCCCTTCCTCCCATAGCGATCCCGGCCCGGTTCGCACGTAGAGGAGAGTGGCAGAGAACAAGAACAGGGCCCTGGCAGCAGAGAAGAATTGAGAGGTGTGCGATGGCGACGACAGCGATGGCGGGACAACAGATAGAGATGATGGCGCGGCAGCCGCGCAGCCGTGCGGAGTCGGTGACGGAGCGGAATCGCAATCTGTTTGAGGCGCAGCGTCGCGCGCGTCGCGGGCCGACGCCCGAGGTCTTCTTCGCAAAACACATCGACAACACGCGGCTGGTGAAGGCGGACGATCCGGAGCGGCGGCGCGAGATGCGGCAGTTCGCAACGGTGATGAGCCTGCTGTTTCTGCTGGTGATGGTGTACGTGTGGCAGCACTTCTCGGCGATTGAAATCGGCTACCAGGTCGAGGCCCAAAAGCAGCAGGTGGAGCAGTTGCGCGAGGAGAACCGGCAGCTTCGGCTGACGGAGGCGCAGCTCACGGATCCGGAGCGGATCGACAAGATTGCGAAGCAGCTTGGCCTCGATGCTCCTAAGCCGGGCCAGGTCGTGCGGCCGGATGGCAGCCTCACGAATACTGCCGTATGGGCGCAGGCGAAGGCTCCGGCGCTGGTGGCACAGTAGGACAGCGTTTAGCATGGAGATTGGATTTGATTCGCGACTCGCAAGTACAGGATTGAGATGAACAAAGCGCCACGGCAGACGTTGACCGCTCCGATACGGAGAATCCGGTTTGCCTACGTGGCGCTCTTTTTCTGCTTCTGGACGTCGCTGATTGGGCTGCGGTTGGTTTGGCTGCAGGTGGTGCGGCACGGCGATTTTGTCGAGAAGGCTGCGAAGCAGCAGCAGAGGACCTTTGAAGTCGCACCGAGGCGCGGAGTGCTGTATGACCGCAATCTGAAAGAGCTGGCGATGACGGTGCTGGTAGACAGCATCTATGCCGTGCCGAACGAACTGGGCGACAACCGGGAGAATGCAGCGGAGATCCTGGCGAAGATCGTTCACGCCGACCCCAGGGACAACTTCACGTCGCAGCAGCAGATGCTGGCGCGGTTCAATGCCTCGCGGAATTTTGCGTGGGTAGCGCGTAGGGTGGATGCGGACACGGCCGACAGGATTCGTGAGCTGAATCTGAAGGGCGTTTACTTCCAGAAAGAGTTCAAGCGCTTCTATCCGAACAATGATCTTGCCGCGCAGGTGCTGGGCTATGTGGGCACCGACGATACAGGGCTTGGCGGGCTGGAGCGCGAGTTCGACGATGACATGCACGGCACTCCCGGCCACATGCTTACGGCGATTGATGCCAAGCGGCATGTGCTGGGAAGCGAAGAGAGCCAGCCGATGCCCGGCGAGAACCTGGTGCTGTCGATAGACGCGAACATTCAGTACATGGCGGAGCGGGCCCTTGATGCCCAGATGGAGAAGATGAAGGCGGCGCACGGCACCGTCGTGGTGCAGGACCCGCACACTGGCCAGATTCTCGCGCTCGCCATTGCACCGCGCTTCAATCCCAACGACCAGCGGCACATGGATGCGAGCGTGCTGACAAACCTTGCGGTGAGCGATGTCTATGAGCCGGGCTCAACCTTCAAGCTGGTTACGTACGCGGCTGCCCTGGATGCGGCGGGCGTTCAGCCGACCGATATCGTGGATTGCCAGAACGGCGCCATGACCATGTATGGCCGTACCTTGCATGACGACAGATCCGACCGATTTGGTCGGGTGACGGTGCAGTACGCGCTCGAGCATTCCAGTGACGTGGGCGCGGCGAAGATGGCGCTGAAGCTGGGAAATCAGAGGTTCTACGATTACATGCGCAGCTTCGGCTTCGGAGATCGTTCCGGCATCGAACTGCCCAGCGAGACCCGCGGTCTTTTGCGTAATCCCAAGAAATGGGGGGCGACCAGCATCCTGTCGATGGCGATCGGGCAGGAAGTCGCCGTCACGCCGGTGCAGCTGGTCACCATGGTGAGCGCGATTGCGAACGGCGGTGTGTACATGCCCCCGCATATTCTGCTTCAGTCGACTGATCAGATGAAGGGCGATGCGAGGCTGAAGCCGGCCGCTTTCCGGCCCGCCAACCAGTTGCCGTCTACGCTGCCCGATGGAGCACATCGCGTGATCAGAGAGATCACCTCTGCCAAGATGCGCATGATGATGCAGGGAATTGTCACAGAAGGCACGGGAAGGCGGGCGGCACTTAACGGCTACAGCTCTGCTGGAAAGACGGGCACGGCGCAGAAGATCGATCCTGCGACTCATACCTACTCGCACACGAAGCTTGTCGCCAGCTTCGCGGGGTTTGCTCCGGTCAGCAATCCGGCGGTCTCAATCGCAGTAGTCATCGATACTCCGACCGTGGGCACGCGATATGGAGCGGAGACGAGCGCGCCCGTCTTCGCCGAGGTTGCGCAGCAGGTGCTCGAGTACCTTGGCGTGCCGCATGATCAGCCGTTGAAGACGAAGAAAGAGCTGATCGCGCAGAATGATGTCGTCGATGACTCAGTAGCAGACAGCTCCGCCGATCTGAATGCGATGTTTGCCGACGTCAATAGTCTTCCGGCGGATGATCCGTTACGGACCCCGGCGAACGTTGGAGCAGCAACGGAGGCCGCCGCGGTTGACGAAGACAAGACTGGCTCTGCAAGAGCCGCGACGAAGGGTACGGGCAAGAGTTCGGGCGTCCTGAATCTGCTGCCGGCCAAAGTCCTGGCGGCGTTCCGCGCTGGTGGGACGACGGGCTCGTCGATGCCCGATGAGCAGAGGGCGTCGGCTGCGCTCGAGGCGTCGAAGATTGCCCCTGCGTCACAGGCGCGCGCTAATGGCGGGGTCTTGGTCGATGCCAGCAAGCACGTGGCGGTTCCGGCGTTTGATGGTGCCGCGTTGCGAGCTGTAGTGGAGAAGGCAGACTCGGTTGGGCTACGCGTGCAGGCCTTGGGGAGCGGTCTGGCGCGGGAACAGGTTCCGGCAGCCGGCACGATGGTTCCCGTGGGGACTGAGGTAGTCGTCCGGTTCGGCCGGTAGTGTTATCGCCTAAGGTCGGAGCGCGGCTGTGTGTTTGTGAGTGCGTTCAGGCAGCTTAGAATCGGTGGGTATGCAATGGAGTGAAATCTTGCTTGAGGTGGCGACGCTGGCGTGCGCGGGCGGGCCGGTGGAGGTCACCGGGGTCGCGTATGATTCGCGGCGCGTGGTGCGTGGCGACCTGTTTGTTGCGATGCGCGGTGGCAGCTCGGACGGGAACCGTTATATCGAGGCTGCGGTTGCGCATGGCGCCCTTGCCGTGATGACGGACTCGCGCGAGGCGTACGAAAAGGTGCGGCAGGAGCATCCTGAGATCGCTGCGGCACTGGTGGAGCACGGGCGGCGGGCGCTGGCAGAGGCTAGTTCGGCGGTCATGGGGCATCCTCAGAGGAAGCTTGCGCTGAGCGCAGCAACGGGGACGAACGGGAAGACGACAACGGCGTTTTTGCTGGAAGAAATGTTGCGCAGCGCAGGACGGACGTGCGTGCTGATCGGGACGATTGAGACGCACGTAGCGGGAGAGGTGAGGGAGTCGCCGCATACAACTCCGGAGAGCCGTGATGTTCTGGAGATCTTCGCCGAGGGGGTAACGGCTGGAGCGACCGAGGCCGTGATGGAGATGAGCTCGCATGCGCTGGAGCAGGAGCGGGTGTGGGGGCTGCCGGTGGAGGTCGGGATCTTTACGAACCTGACGCAGGACCACCTCGACTATCACGGGACGATGGAGAACTACTTCGCGGCGAAGACGAGGCTGTTCGAAGGAGTTGGCGCGCCTCCTCCGCGCGTTGCCGTGGTGAATGTAGACGATGCCTTTGGCGCGCGGCTCGCTGCGTCGATCGACCGATCGCAGATGTTGCGCTATGGCGTGGTGGGCAGTGGGGAGTTTCGTGCCGAGGATGTGCGGATGCGTGCGGGGGAGACGCGGTTCCGGATGATGACTCCTGTGGGGGCCGTTGAGATGCGGTCGTCGCTGACGGGGCACGTGAATGTGTACAACCTGCTGGCGGCGAGCGCGGCTGCGTGGGCGCGTGGAATGTCGCTGGAGCAGATTGCTGCAGGCGCGGCGTCCGGAGCGCAGGTTCCGGGAAGGTTCGAGGTGGTGCCTTCAAAGAACGGCGTGACTGTGGTGGTGGACTACGCTCACACAGACGACGCCCTGCGGAACCTGATCTCACTGGCACGTGAGTTGGAGAAAGAGAGCAGCGGACGTGTGATCACGCTGTTCGGCTGCGGCGGGGACCGCGACAGAACGAAGCGTCCGAAGATGGGGCGAGCGGCGGGCGAGGGAAGCGATCTGGTGGTGCTGACGAGCGACAACCCGCGCAGCGAGGAGCCGATGGCGATCATCGCGGAGGCCCTGGCTGGCGTGAAGGAGACAGAAACGGAATGCCTCGTTGAACCTGATCGCGCGAAGGCGATTGGGATTGCGATTCGCGCGGCGCGGTCGGGCGACATTGTTCTGCTTGCGGGCAAGGGGCATGAGAAGGTGCAGGTGCTGAAGGGTGCCACAGTTCCGTTTGATGACGTGGCTGTAGCTGCCGGTGTTTTGAAGGAGATTGGATGAAGCTGACGTTGGGGCAGATTGCGGATTGGATTCATGCGGAGGGGAACTTTGATACTTCAGCGGAGGCCCTGGGGTACGGGATTGATTCGCGAACGATTGGGGCCGGCGATCTGTTCTTTGCCGTGAAGGGTGAGCGCCTGGATGGGCACGACTTTGTCGCTGCAGCTCTGGCGGATGGCGCAGTGGCTGCGGTTGTCAGCATGGGTTGGATTGTGCCGGCTGACGTGGACGAGACGAAATTGCTGCGGGTTCCGGCCTGCGACGACTGTGTCCTGCTGGCGCTGCAAAAGCTGGCGCACGCGGTTCGGCGGGAGTGGGGCGGCAGAGTGATCGGCGTTACGGGCTCGGCGGGGAAGACGACGACCAAGGAGGCCGTGGCACAGGTGCTGGGGGCGCGGTCCACGGTGCTGAAGTCGCTGGGAAATCTGAACAATGCGTTTGGTCTGCCGCTGCAACTGCTTAAGCTTGAGCGCGAGCATGAGGTCGCAGTGATCGAGATGGGGATGAACCATGCGGGGGAGATCGCCGCGCTGGCAAAGATCGCGGAGCCGAACTGGGCTGTGGTGTCGAACGTTGCGCCGGTGCATATGGAGTTCTTTCCCGACGGATTGGTGGGAATCGCGCGGGCGAAGTACGAGCTGGTGGAGGCGTTGCCGAAGGATGGCGTGGCGGTACTGAACTTCGACGATCCTTATGTGAAGGAGTTCGGGCGCGGGATGGGTGGGCGCGCTGTCTATTACGGGCTTGGCGAGGGAGCCGAGGTGCGGGCCGTCGATGTGGCCGAGATCGCTGGCGAGGGTGTGGCCTTCACCGTTGAGTCGAAGAGGCAACGGGCGAGCGTGCGGTTGAAGCTGCTGGGGCGGCACAACGTTCTGAACGCGCTTGCGGCGATTGCCGTGGGGCTGCGGAGCGGGATGACGCTGCAGGAGTGCGCCGCGGCGGTTGGCGAGTTGCGCGCCGGAGACAAGCGCGGCGAGGTGCTCGAATGGCGCGGCGCGAAGCTTATCAACGACAGCTACAACTCAAACCCGCGGGCGCTGGACGCGATGGTGGATGCTCTGCTGGCGATGCCTGGGGAACGCCATATTGTGGTGGCCGGGGAGATGCTGGAGCTTGGGCCGGAGGCGGAGTCGCTGCATGCGGCATGTGGCCGGCGAATGGCCGAGCGCGGTGTCTCGGTCGTGGTGGGAGTCAGAGGCGCGGCGGAGGCGATTGTTCGGGAGGCAGGAGCGCTCGGGGTGGAGGCGGAGTTTGTGAAGGATGCGGAGGCCGCGGGAGAGTGGCTCCACAGCAATGTCAGGGTCGGCGATATTGTGTTGCTGAAGGCCTCGCGGGGAGTGCGGCTGGAGCGGGCGCTGGCTGCGCTGAGTAGCTAGCATTACTGAAAGTGCAGGTCTGTTGTGCGAATCGTCTTGGATTCGCCGAGGAAATTGCATTCCGGCGCAAGGGCGGGCGTGTTCTAAGATATCGAGAGATTGCGGCGCGCCGGGAAGCCGCGGTTTTTACGTGGATTTGATCGTGAGATAAAGGCGGACGTTTTGCTCTATTGGCTGCTCTACCAGAAGTTATTTCCTTACTTTCGTCTCTTTCGCATCTTTCGCTATCTGACGTTTCGCACGGTGTTTGCGAGCCTTACGGCGCTGCTGATCGGTCTGCTGATCGGCCCGTATGTGATTGAGCGGCTTAGGGAGTTTCAGATCGGCCAGTACATCCGCGAAGAGGGGCCGCAGTCGCACCAGAAGAAGAGCGGCACGCCAACGATGGGCGGGGTGCTGATCTGTATCTCGATCTTGGTGCCAACGCTATTGTGGTCGGATCTGTCGAATCCATTTGTATGGATCGTGATGCTGTCGACGCTGGCGTTTGGAGCGATCGGGTTCGCCGACGACTACATCAAAGTGGTGCACCGGCGGAACCTCGGACTCACAGCCAGGGAGAAGCTGGGGCTGCAACTGCTGGCAAGCTGCGGAGTTGCGATCGCGCTGCTGCGGCTGCAGGCACATGGCAACTATTCGACCAGGCTGATGTTCCCCTTCCTGAAGCGCTTTCGTCCGGACATGGTCTGGGACTGGATTGGGCATGTTCCGCATATGCACTGGCTGGCCTATCTGCCATTCGTGGTGTTCGTGATGCTGGTTATCGCCTTCTCCAGCAATGCGGTGAACCTGACGGACGGGCTGGACGGGCTCGCGATCGGCTGCACGATTGTTGCGGCCGGCGCGCTGACGATGCTGACCTATGTGAGCGGGCATGTGGTCTTTAGCGACTATCTTGAGCTGCAGCGCATGCCGATGGTGAGCGAGTTGACGGTCTTCTGCGGGGCGATGGTGGGGGCGAGCATCGGGTTCCTCTGGTACAACGCGCATCCGGCGGAGATCTTCATGGGCGATGTGGGAAGCCTGGCGTTGGGCGGAGCAATCGGGACAGTCGCAGTGGCGATCAAGCAGGAGCTGCTGCTGCCGTTCATTGGCGGCGTATTCATCATGGAGGCCGTGAGTGTGATGTTGCAGGTGGGAAGCTATAAACTGCGCAATGGCAAGCGCATCTTTAAAATGGCTCCGCTGCACCATCACTTTGAGCTGATGGGGTGGTCGGAGTCGAAGGTGATTGCGCGGTTCTGGATTCTGGCGCTGATCTTTGCGCTGTTGGCGTTGACGACTTTGAAGCTGCGGTGAGGACGTGGATAGATGATGGATTTGAAGAATAAGCGCGTACTGGTTGTGGGGTTAGGGAAGTCGGGGCTTTCGGCGGCTATGTTTCTGCGCAAGCTGGGCGCGCGCGTGACGGTGAGCGATGCGCGCAGCGCGGTGGCGTTCGCGAAGGAGATCCCGGCGCTGCTCGATGCGGGAATCATGGTCGAGAGCGGAGGCCATGGGCTGTTGACGTTTCGGCGGCAGGACCTGATCGTGGTCTCGCCGGGCGTGCCGATGGATACGCCTGAGGTGAGGCAGGTTATCGGCTATGGGATGGACGTGATTGGCGAGCTGGAGCTGGCGAGCCGGTTTCTGCAGGGGCAGGTGATTGCGATTACAGGGTCGAACGGCAAGACGACGACGACGACCCTCGTGGGGAAGATCCTGAGCGATGGGGGGCTGCCGACACAGGTGGGCGGCAATATCGGGCTGCCTGTGATCGACCTGGTGGCAGGGAGCACGCCGGAGACTAAGAATGTGCTGGAAGTGTCGAGCTTTCAACTGGAGACGGTCGTCGAGTTTCATCCGCAGATCGCGGTGGTGCTGAACATCACTCCGGACCATCTGGACCGTCATGGCAGCTTTGAGGCGTATGCGGGCGCGAAGGCAAGGATCACGGAGCGGCAGACGGCGGAAGACTTCCTCATACTGAACGCCGAGGACAAGCCGGCGCAGATGATCGCGGCGAAGACTAAGGCGCAGATTTACTGGTTCAGTCTGCGCAGGCCAATTAAGCAAGGTGCGTTTGTGCACGGCGAGAGCATTGTGTTTGTACCTCGCGAGGGCGCGAAGGCAGAGCCGGTGATGCCCGTGAGGGAGATCGGGCTGAAGGGCTCGCACAACGTGGAGAACGTGCTGGCTGCGGTGTGCGTGGCGCGTCTTGCCGGAGTTGCGCCGGAGAAGATTCGGGGTTCGGTGGCGAGCTTCAAGGCCGTGGAACACAGGCTGGAGTTTGTGCGGGTGCTGAATGGGGTGGAGTACTTCAACGACTCGAAGGCGACGAATGTTGACGCGACGATGAAGGCGGTCGCGTCGTTTCCGCGGGGAATTCACCTGATTCTCGGCGGCAAGGACAAGGACTCCGACTACGCGGAGCTTGCGTCGCTGCTGAAGGAGCGGGTGAAGGCTGTTTATACGATTGGTTCTGCAGCGGAAAAGATTGAGCAGCAGTTGAGCGGAGTCGTGAAGATGGTGGGAGCAGGAACGATCAATATTGCGGTCCGCGAGGCCCAGAAGGCCGCAGTTCCTGGAGATGTTGTGCTGCTGGCGCCGGCCTGTTCTAGCTTCGATCAGTTTGAGAACTACGAGCATCGCGGGCGTACCTTTCGGCAGATCGTGAATGAGTTGAGCTGAGAGCAGCGGGAAGCGAAGTTGAGCGATGGCGAAGAGAGTAGGGGTGGACAAGTGGCTCTTCGGAGTGGTGCTGCTACTGGTGCTGTTTGGGCTGGTGATGGTCTTCTCCGCCTCGGCTGTGATGGCGAAGGCGGAGTATGGTTCTCCTTATCAATTCATGCTGAGGCAGGCTGGCTGGGCCGTTGTGGGTATGATCGCGCTGGCCCTGCTGATGCAGGTGGACTACCGGCGATACAACAATCCTAAGGTTGTGTTTACTGCGGTCGGGATCACACTGGTGCTGCTGATCGGCGTTTTTGCGATGCGCGATTCGCACAACACACATCGCTGGTTCCGGTTCGGCTTCATGAGCTTTCAGCCTTCGGAGCTGGCTAAGCCCACGCTGGTCCTGTTTCTTGCGTACTTTCTGCAGACGCGCATCCACAAGATGGACGACTGGCGCGGAACGATTTTGAAGGCGGCGCTGCCTCCGCTAATCTTTGTGGCGCTGATCCTGAAGGAGCCGGACCTTGGCACAGCGATTGTGTGCGTGGCGGTGACGGCTCTGATGCTGTACCTTGCCGGATTGCAGGTCAGGTATCTCGGCATTGGGGTGTTGTGCGCGACTCCCGTGCTGTATTACATGTTGTTCCGCGTGCCGTGGCGTCGGGCCAGAATGCTGGCTTATCTGAATCCTGAGGCCGATCCACGGGGGACGGGGTTCCATATTCTCCAGTCGCTGATCGCGGTTGGCACGGGCGGAATCCGTGGACTGGGATTGATGGAGGGAAGGCAGAAGCTGTTCTATCTGCCGGAGCCGCATACGGACTTCATCTACGCGAACGTGTGCGAGGAACTAGGACTGATTGGCGCGCTGCTGCTGATTGCGCTGTTTGTCGCGCTGGGATATCGCGGGCTGCGGGCGGCGTATCTCTCGACCGATCCGTTTGCGAGGTTTCTGGCCTTCGGGCTTACGACGACGGTGTTGATCCAGGCGTTCTTCAACATGAGCGTTGTGGTGGCGCTGCTGCCGACCAAGGGAATCACGCTACCGTTCGTCTCGTTTGGTGGTACGTCTCTGTTTGTGATGCTGGCGAGTATGGGCGTGCTGCTGAATGTGACTCGTGAGATCGACTGAGGCGGCTGTGTTGCGAGTTCTGATTGCAGGTGGTGGAACTGGCGGGCATGTGATTCCGGCGCTCGCATTTGCGCGGGAGCTGCGCGATGCGCATGGAGCTGAAGTGCGGTTTGTAGGGACCGCGCGCGGGATGGAGACGCGGCTGGTGCCTGAGGCGGGCTTTCCGCTGGAGTTGATTCGCGTAGGACAGTTGAAGAATGTGGGCCTCGCAACGCGGGCGCGGACGCTGTTCGATCTGCCGCTGGGCGTGATGCGCTGCGTGGAGTTGCTGCGGAGCTTCAAGCCCAATGTGGTGGTGGGGGTTGGTGGGTATGCGTCGGGGCCGGCAATGATGGCGGCGATTCTGCTGCGCGTTCCTACGTTGGCCTTTGAGCCGAACGCTGTTCCCGGGCTGGCGAACCGGTTGGTGGGCAAGTGGGTGAATGCGGCGGCGGTGAACTTCGCAGAGACCTGCCGGTATTTTCGCAATGCGCATGTGACAGGGATTCCGCTTAGATCGGAGTTCTTTGCAGTTGAGCCCAGGCCGACCAACCTGGAGCAGCCGCTGCATCTGCTGGTCTTCGGTGGAAGCCAGGGAGCGCGTATCTTCAACGAGGTTCTGCCGCGAATTGCGTCGCAGTTGCTGGAGAGGGTGCCGGGTCTCACGATTCTGCACCAGGCCGGCGCCAGGTTCGGAAAGACGACCGAAGAGGCATATCGCGCGAATGTGGCAGACTCGAGTCGCTGGCAGGTGGCGGAGTTCCTCGACGATATGCCGAGGAGATTTGCCGAGGCCGACCTCATTCTGTGCCGTAGCGGAGCGAGTACGGTCGCGGAACTCGCTGCTGCAGGACGAGCGTCGCTCCTTGTACCCTTTCCGGGAGCGGCGGATGACCACCAGCTTCGCAATGCTGAGGTGTTCGTGGCGGCAGGGGCCGCGGAGCTGAGGGTGCAGGGCTCGGATGAACTGATGACGGGTTTCCTTCTCGAGGACCTGTCGGGTCTGCTGCGGGACTCAGCGAGGCGGTCCGAGATGGGGCGTAAGGTGAAGAGGCTGGCCCATCCGAATGCGGTGCGAGAGATTGGGCAGATGATTGTGGAGTTGGCTCGGCGCGGGTGAAGTCTGAAATTGCGATTGTTCATCGCGCCTTCGAGAATTAAATGAGAATGGGCTGAGGAGGTTCTCCTCAGCCCGGTTGGTTTTCTGGGTAGGTTGGCTAGCGATGTCCGCCGCCGCCGCCGTGGAAGCCACCTCCACCACCGCCGCCATGGAAGCCGCCGCCACCGCCGAAACCGCCACCGCCGAAACCACCGCCGTGGAAGCCGCCGCCACCGCCGTAGCCGCTGTTACCGTGGAAGCCGCCACCGCCGAAGCCGCCGTTGCCACGGAAGCTGCTACCACCACCGACGAAGCCACTGTTGCCACGGAAGCTCCCGCCTCCGCCGTAGCTGGGGCGGGGCTGCGCGCTGGCGAAATTACCCATTGAGCGTCCCTGGCTGGGCATCGCGAAGTTATGCGATGTATTACCGGAGAAGTTGTGGCCGGTATTGAAGTTGCCGTTGTACGCTGGACGAGCCGTGTTGCCGAAGCCGCCATTGTGGTTGGTTCCCACAGAGGTGCGGTTGAAGCCTGCGCCGCGGTTTCCGAAGTTGTTACCCGCGAAGTTGTGGCCGTTCACGTACGATCCACGGTTGCCGTTGCCGCCAAAGTCTCTTCCGGTGTGGACGAAGCCCGGGCCGCCGGGGCGTCCGTCAAAGCCGCGGAAGGGGCGGTTGTAGACATTATGGTAGCCGCCGAAGCCGTGGCCGAAGTGGTTATAGCAGCTGTTGTACCAGAAGTGTCCGCCACGCCAGA
It encodes the following:
- the murD gene encoding UDP-N-acetylmuramoyl-L-alanine--D-glutamate ligase, which codes for MDLKNKRVLVVGLGKSGLSAAMFLRKLGARVTVSDARSAVAFAKEIPALLDAGIMVESGGHGLLTFRRQDLIVVSPGVPMDTPEVRQVIGYGMDVIGELELASRFLQGQVIAITGSNGKTTTTTLVGKILSDGGLPTQVGGNIGLPVIDLVAGSTPETKNVLEVSSFQLETVVEFHPQIAVVLNITPDHLDRHGSFEAYAGAKARITERQTAEDFLILNAEDKPAQMIAAKTKAQIYWFSLRRPIKQGAFVHGESIVFVPREGAKAEPVMPVREIGLKGSHNVENVLAAVCVARLAGVAPEKIRGSVASFKAVEHRLEFVRVLNGVEYFNDSKATNVDATMKAVASFPRGIHLILGGKDKDSDYAELASLLKERVKAVYTIGSAAEKIEQQLSGVVKMVGAGTINIAVREAQKAAVPGDVVLLAPACSSFDQFENYEHRGRTFRQIVNELS
- the ftsW gene encoding putative lipid II flippase FtsW; this encodes MAKRVGVDKWLFGVVLLLVLFGLVMVFSASAVMAKAEYGSPYQFMLRQAGWAVVGMIALALLMQVDYRRYNNPKVVFTAVGITLVLLIGVFAMRDSHNTHRWFRFGFMSFQPSELAKPTLVLFLAYFLQTRIHKMDDWRGTILKAALPPLIFVALILKEPDLGTAIVCVAVTALMLYLAGLQVRYLGIGVLCATPVLYYMLFRVPWRRARMLAYLNPEADPRGTGFHILQSLIAVGTGGIRGLGLMEGRQKLFYLPEPHTDFIYANVCEELGLIGALLLIALFVALGYRGLRAAYLSTDPFARFLAFGLTTTVLIQAFFNMSVVVALLPTKGITLPFVSFGGTSLFVMLASMGVLLNVTREID
- the murG gene encoding undecaprenyldiphospho-muramoylpentapeptide beta-N-acetylglucosaminyltransferase, coding for MRSTEAAVLRVLIAGGGTGGHVIPALAFARELRDAHGAEVRFVGTARGMETRLVPEAGFPLELIRVGQLKNVGLATRARTLFDLPLGVMRCVELLRSFKPNVVVGVGGYASGPAMMAAILLRVPTLAFEPNAVPGLANRLVGKWVNAAAVNFAETCRYFRNAHVTGIPLRSEFFAVEPRPTNLEQPLHLLVFGGSQGARIFNEVLPRIASQLLERVPGLTILHQAGARFGKTTEEAYRANVADSSRWQVAEFLDDMPRRFAEADLILCRSGASTVAELAAAGRASLLVPFPGAADDHQLRNAEVFVAAGAAELRVQGSDELMTGFLLEDLSGLLRDSARRSEMGRKVKRLAHPNAVREIGQMIVELARRG
- a CDS encoding YXWGXW repeat-containing protein; this translates as MKLFRRLSNLVGAVALAGALLFAAPAASHASVFVSIAPPAIPVYAQPEIPGDGYIWTPGYWAWTEDGYEWVNGAWVYPPYAGALWTPGYWGWGPYGYFWNAGYWGPFVGYYGGLNYGFGYFGTGFYGGFWRGGHFWYNSCYNHFGHGFGGYHNVYNRPFRGFDGRPGGPGFVHTGRDFGGNGNRGSYVNGHNFAGNNFGNRGAGFNRTSVGTNHNGGFGNTARPAYNGNFNTGHNFSGNTSHNFAMPSQGRSMGNFASAQPRPSYGGGGSFRGNSGFVGGGSSFRGNGGFGGGGFHGNSGYGGGGGFHGGGFGGGGFGGGGGFHGGGGGGGFHGGGGGHR